A single window of Nocardia sp. NBC_01327 DNA harbors:
- a CDS encoding phosphoribosylaminoimidazolesuccinocarboxamide synthase produces MKHIHAGKVRDLYEDGESLILVASDRVSVFDVVLPTPIPEKGAMLTQLSNWWFDFFGDVPNHILSTTDVPAEFAGRGVRVKPLKMLKVECVARGYLTGGGLAEYKRSGTVSGIALPPGLRDGDKLPEPLFTPSTKADEGHDEPISFADVVNQEGREVAEQLRDLTLGIYSRGAEHAAGRGVIIADTKVEFGWDGDVLTLGDEVLTSDSSRFWPADDYEPGRPQASFDKQYVRDWSVSTGWNKEYPGPDVPADVIDVTRQKYMQAYELITGNPWTGISL; encoded by the coding sequence TTGAAGCACATCCACGCCGGTAAAGTGCGCGACCTCTACGAGGACGGCGAATCGCTGATCCTGGTCGCCTCGGACCGGGTGTCGGTGTTCGACGTGGTGCTGCCCACCCCGATTCCGGAGAAGGGTGCGATGCTCACCCAGCTGTCGAACTGGTGGTTCGACTTCTTCGGTGATGTCCCCAATCACATTCTCTCCACTACCGATGTGCCCGCCGAGTTCGCGGGCCGCGGTGTGCGCGTGAAGCCGCTGAAGATGCTGAAGGTCGAATGCGTCGCACGCGGCTATCTGACCGGCGGCGGGCTGGCCGAGTACAAGCGCAGCGGCACGGTGTCCGGCATTGCGCTGCCGCCCGGTCTGCGGGACGGCGACAAGCTGCCCGAGCCGCTCTTCACCCCCTCCACGAAGGCCGATGAGGGCCATGACGAGCCCATCTCGTTCGCCGATGTGGTGAACCAGGAGGGCCGCGAGGTCGCCGAGCAGCTGCGCGATCTGACCCTGGGGATCTACTCCCGAGGCGCCGAGCACGCCGCCGGGCGCGGTGTCATCATTGCCGACACCAAGGTCGAATTCGGCTGGGACGGTGACGTTCTCACCCTCGGCGACGAGGTCCTCACCTCCGATTCCTCGCGCTTCTGGCCCGCCGACGACTACGAGCCCGGCCGCCCCCAGGCCTCCTTCGACAAGCAGTACGTCCGCGACTGGTCGGTGTCCACCGGCTGGAACAAGGAGTACCCCGGCCCCGATGTCCCCGCCGACGTCATCGACGTCACCCGCCAGAAGTACATGCAGGCTTACGAACTCATCACCGGCAACCCCTGGACCGGCATCTCCCTGTAG
- a CDS encoding RNA polymerase sigma factor: MTDFPVSQYEIEDLLRELAPQVLGVLTRRYGDFDTAEDALQEAMLAAATQWPAEGRPENPRGWLIQVAQRRLVDTVRAEVARRNRETATALREVATPVDLSDGLEDRDDTLTLFFLCCHPVLSPASAIALTLRAVGGLTTDEIARAFLLPEATMAQRISRAKKRLAAVDRPFTLPGGESPAALDESGYPEQWRDRVGAVLHVLYLIFTEGHSTTGSALRRNDLSAEAIRLARALHRLLPDNSEVTGLLALLLLTDARRAARSGPHGELIPLAEQDRGRWHRATMVEGIRLVTATLPGGLTGPYQIQAAIAALHAQARHAEDTEWDRILVLYSRLELLTPNPMVTLNRAVALAMVHGPQAGLDLANTLDDTLKGSHRLEAVRGHLYEMAGDPPAAIAAYTAAARRTTSVPERDYLTLRAARLRNS, translated from the coding sequence GTGACCGACTTCCCGGTATCCCAGTACGAAATCGAGGACCTGCTGCGCGAACTCGCGCCGCAGGTGCTCGGCGTGCTGACTCGGCGCTACGGCGATTTCGACACCGCGGAGGACGCGCTGCAGGAGGCCATGCTGGCGGCGGCGACCCAGTGGCCCGCCGAGGGGCGGCCGGAGAATCCGCGCGGCTGGCTGATCCAGGTGGCGCAGCGGCGCCTGGTCGACACCGTGCGGGCCGAGGTGGCCCGGCGCAATCGCGAAACCGCCACGGCGCTGCGGGAAGTCGCGACGCCGGTCGATCTGTCCGACGGCCTGGAGGATCGGGACGACACGCTCACGCTGTTCTTCCTGTGCTGCCATCCGGTGCTCTCCCCCGCCAGTGCGATCGCTCTGACGCTGCGGGCGGTCGGCGGTCTCACCACCGATGAGATCGCCCGCGCCTTCCTGCTGCCGGAAGCGACCATGGCGCAACGCATCTCGCGTGCCAAGAAGCGCCTCGCGGCCGTGGATCGGCCCTTCACGCTGCCCGGCGGCGAAAGCCCTGCGGCCCTGGACGAATCCGGATACCCGGAGCAATGGCGGGATCGGGTCGGGGCGGTTCTGCACGTGCTCTACCTGATTTTCACCGAGGGGCACAGCACCACCGGTTCCGCACTGCGCCGCAATGATCTTTCCGCCGAAGCGATCCGGCTGGCCCGCGCCCTGCACCGGCTGCTGCCGGACAATTCCGAGGTCACCGGCCTGCTGGCATTACTGCTGCTCACCGATGCACGCCGCGCCGCCCGCTCCGGGCCGCACGGTGAACTCATCCCGCTCGCCGAACAGGATCGCGGCCGCTGGCACCGCGCCACCATGGTCGAGGGCATCCGACTGGTGACCGCCACGCTCCCCGGCGGACTCACCGGGCCGTATCAGATCCAGGCGGCCATCGCGGCGCTGCACGCCCAGGCCCGCCATGCCGAGGACACCGAGTGGGATCGAATCCTGGTGCTGTACAGCCGACTCGAACTCCTCACGCCCAATCCCATGGTCACCCTCAACCGCGCCGTCGCCCTCGCCATGGTCCACGGCCCGCAGGCCGGCCTCGATCTCGCCAATACTCTGGACGACACCCTGAAGGGCTCGCACCGCCTCGAAGCCGTCCGCGGCCACCTCTACGAAATGGCAGGCGACCCGCCCGCCGCCATCGCCGCCTACACCGCCGCCGCCCGCCGCACCACCAGCGTCCCCGAACGCGACTACCTCACCCTCCGCGCCGCCCGTCTCCGCAACTCCTGA
- a CDS encoding YciI family protein: MKYMLLKTYSPAAYCDTPINEWTPEEIEAHIDFQRALGAELAKSGELVDAQGLAGPDEARLVSSDGRSAAVVTDGPFPETKEFLAGYWIVDVESTERALEIAAQASAAPGPGGKPIGELIEVRAVMSAPASDE, from the coding sequence ATGAAGTACATGCTGCTGAAGACCTACAGCCCCGCCGCCTACTGCGATACCCCGATCAATGAGTGGACGCCCGAGGAGATCGAGGCGCATATCGACTTTCAGCGCGCGCTCGGCGCGGAGCTGGCCAAATCCGGTGAGCTGGTGGACGCCCAGGGGCTGGCCGGGCCGGACGAGGCGCGACTGGTCAGCTCGGACGGGCGGTCCGCCGCGGTGGTGACCGACGGGCCGTTCCCGGAGACCAAGGAATTCCTCGCCGGATACTGGATCGTCGATGTCGAGAGCACCGAGCGGGCGCTGGAGATCGCCGCGCAGGCCTCGGCCGCACCCGGACCCGGTGGTAAGCCGATCGGTGAACTCATCGAGGTTCGCGCGGTGATGTCCGCACCCGCCAGCGACGAATAA
- a CDS encoding AraC family transcriptional regulator has protein sequence MDPLSQLLGGIRAEGSVVTHAVLAAPWSIRFPDRAPLTMVTVLRGGGTLVLADGACTELIGGDTAIVRDLEPFHFADHPDSLGRPHTEYEIACFAEEACETGDLSGIAWGDDSENATVLVVGAYHAPARRHERLVRALPPVLVVADDTDLCPWMEAAAAAAVGQSAGSQAMMDRLLDWGLVCTLRSWFEKAGAEAPSWYRGVNDELVAPALQAMHARPGVPWTVASLAATSGVSRALFAKRFAAVMGRPPLAYLTEFRMDEAEELLCTTDLTVVQIAKSLGYADAFGFSAAFKRHRGMSPSVFRTSTVALAPRLMPSRVGG, from the coding sequence GTGGATCCCTTGAGTCAGCTGCTGGGCGGTATTCGCGCCGAAGGTTCGGTGGTCACGCATGCGGTGCTCGCCGCCCCGTGGAGCATCCGTTTCCCCGACCGCGCCCCGCTGACCATGGTGACCGTGCTGCGCGGCGGCGGCACGCTCGTGCTGGCCGATGGCGCCTGCACCGAACTGATCGGCGGTGATACCGCGATCGTGCGCGATCTCGAACCCTTCCACTTCGCCGACCACCCGGACTCGCTCGGCCGCCCGCATACCGAGTACGAGATCGCCTGCTTCGCCGAGGAAGCCTGTGAGACAGGGGATTTGAGCGGCATCGCCTGGGGTGACGACTCCGAGAACGCGACCGTCCTGGTTGTCGGCGCGTATCACGCCCCGGCCCGCCGCCACGAACGTTTGGTGCGTGCCCTCCCGCCGGTGCTGGTGGTCGCCGATGACACCGATCTCTGTCCCTGGATGGAGGCGGCCGCCGCGGCCGCCGTCGGGCAGAGCGCCGGATCGCAGGCCATGATGGATCGCCTGCTGGACTGGGGCCTGGTGTGCACCCTGCGCAGCTGGTTCGAGAAGGCGGGTGCGGAGGCGCCGAGTTGGTATCGCGGCGTGAACGATGAACTCGTCGCGCCCGCACTGCAGGCCATGCATGCCCGCCCCGGGGTGCCCTGGACGGTGGCCTCCCTCGCCGCCACCTCCGGTGTCTCGCGGGCGTTGTTCGCCAAGCGCTTCGCCGCCGTCATGGGCCGCCCACCGCTGGCCTACCTCACCGAATTTCGCATGGACGAGGCCGAAGAACTGCTCTGCACAACGGATCTCACCGTGGTCCAGATCGCTAAATCACTCGGTTATGCCGACGCCTTCGGTTTCAGTGCCGCGTTCAAACGCCATAGAGGTATGAGCCCCAGCGTCTTTCGCACATCCACCGTGGCGCTCGCCCCGCGCCTCATGCCGTCACGGGTGGGCGGCTGA
- a CDS encoding NAD(P)H oxidoreductase produces the protein MSHNASQRTALVVLSHHRQDSLTAHIARRTVYQLESAGYRVDLLDLHAEGFDPRMNTADQPDWNDRDKPYSPEVEEHMRRILAADLIIAVFPVYWSYAPALLKGWIDRVWNYGFAYGRSKAKLAGKRMLWIGLAGATADDDVIPVMHTMLENQLSAGIAYYCGLSDSRIALLPDAEERPQRLDAHGTLHIGDAVTGTARDTHFAEFESKAAEYVAEFLTSDRVPA, from the coding sequence TTGTCGCACAACGCATCCCAGCGCACCGCTCTCGTCGTCCTGTCCCACCATCGGCAGGATTCGCTGACCGCGCACATCGCCCGCCGGACGGTGTACCAGCTGGAATCGGCCGGATACCGGGTCGATCTGCTCGATCTGCACGCCGAGGGCTTCGACCCGCGCATGAACACCGCCGATCAACCCGACTGGAACGACCGCGACAAGCCCTACTCCCCCGAGGTCGAAGAGCATATGCGGCGCATTCTCGCCGCCGACCTCATCATCGCGGTCTTCCCCGTGTACTGGTCCTACGCACCCGCCCTGCTCAAGGGCTGGATCGACCGCGTCTGGAACTACGGATTCGCCTACGGCCGCAGCAAAGCCAAGCTCGCGGGCAAGCGCATGCTGTGGATCGGACTGGCCGGCGCCACCGCCGACGACGACGTGATCCCGGTCATGCACACCATGCTCGAAAACCAGCTCAGCGCCGGAATCGCCTACTACTGCGGCCTTTCCGACTCCCGCATAGCACTGCTCCCCGACGCCGAGGAACGCCCGCAGCGCCTGGACGCCCACGGCACCCTCCACATCGGCGACGCCGTCACCGGCACGGCCCGCGACACCCATTTCGCCGAATTCGAAAGCAAGGCAGCCGAATACGTCGCAGAGTTCCTCACCTCAGACCGCGTCCCGGCCTGA
- the pepN gene encoding aminopeptidase N: MSAPNLTREQAIERAATVQVENYRVELDLTGQPTSAEAATSERFFSRSTVTFTATPGGQTFIDFVGAGLRSAVLNGAPVDVSDYDESKGLTLTGLAARNELVIEADAEYSHTGEGLHRFVDPTDNKVYLYSQFETADAKRMFACFDQPDLKATYDMIVSAPSDWEVISNGAGIATRTIGAVVEHTFATTPRMSTYLVALIAGPYAKWTDSFSDEHGEIPLGLYCRASLAEYMDHERLFTETKQGFGFYHTNFGVPYAFGKYDQLFVPEFNAGAMENAGAVTFLEDYVFRSKVTRASYERRCETVLHEMAHMWFGDLVTMKWWDDLWLNESFATFASVLCQVGATEYTNAWTTFANVEKSWAYRQDQLPSTHPIAADIPDLHAVEVNFDGITYAKGASVLKQLVAYVGQEPFLAGLRDYFTQHAYGNATFDDLVGALEKASGRDLSDWGAQWLKTTGLNILRPEFEVDADGKYSSFTVIQDGAAPGAGERRTHRLAIGVYDDQDGKLVRTKRIELDVNPVERTEVPELVGVAQGKLVLVNDDDLTYCSVRLDAGSLDTVLDRIADIAEPLPRTLAWSAAWEMTRQAEMRARDFVALVQRGVGAETEIGVVQRLLMQAHTALSSYADPNWATETGWPEFADRLLQLARAAAPGSDEQLAFANALTGAHLSVRHVEALRQVLEGDTAAAGLPGLEVDTDLRWRLIQSLAANGALDADGIETPVIDAELDRDPTAAGRRQAAAAATARPQIPVKAKAWATVMEDDSVPNITARAIVAGFAPVGQSHLLTPYVERYFAEIASVWERRSSEVAQTVVVGLYPHWSITEEAVAVADKFLADDHPPALRRLVVEGKAGIERSLRARTFDKQ, from the coding sequence TTGTCCGCACCGAATCTCACCCGCGAGCAGGCGATCGAACGCGCAGCAACGGTCCAGGTGGAGAACTACCGCGTCGAATTGGATTTGACCGGACAACCCACCAGCGCCGAAGCCGCGACGAGTGAGCGCTTCTTCTCCCGTTCCACGGTGACGTTCACGGCGACACCGGGCGGACAGACCTTCATCGACTTCGTGGGCGCGGGCCTCCGCTCGGCCGTCCTGAACGGCGCCCCCGTCGACGTCAGCGATTACGACGAGTCGAAGGGCCTGACGCTCACCGGTCTGGCCGCGCGCAATGAGCTGGTCATCGAGGCCGACGCCGAGTACTCGCACACCGGCGAGGGCCTGCACCGGTTCGTCGATCCCACCGATAACAAGGTGTACCTGTACTCGCAGTTCGAAACCGCCGATGCCAAGCGCATGTTCGCCTGCTTCGATCAGCCGGACCTCAAGGCGACCTACGACATGATCGTGAGCGCGCCGTCGGACTGGGAGGTCATCTCCAATGGCGCGGGCATCGCGACCCGCACCATCGGCGCCGTGGTCGAGCACACCTTCGCCACCACACCCCGCATGAGCACCTATCTGGTGGCGCTCATCGCCGGGCCGTACGCCAAGTGGACCGACAGCTTCTCCGACGAGCACGGCGAGATCCCCCTGGGCCTGTACTGCCGTGCCTCACTGGCCGAATACATGGACCACGAACGGCTTTTCACCGAGACGAAGCAGGGTTTCGGCTTCTATCACACCAATTTCGGTGTGCCGTATGCCTTCGGCAAGTACGACCAGCTGTTCGTCCCCGAATTCAACGCGGGCGCAATGGAAAACGCAGGCGCGGTCACCTTCCTCGAGGATTATGTCTTCCGCTCCAAGGTGACTCGTGCCTCGTACGAGCGCCGCTGCGAGACGGTGCTGCACGAAATGGCGCACATGTGGTTCGGCGACCTGGTCACCATGAAGTGGTGGGACGACCTGTGGTTGAACGAATCGTTCGCCACCTTCGCCTCGGTGCTCTGCCAGGTCGGCGCGACCGAATACACCAATGCCTGGACCACTTTCGCCAATGTCGAGAAGTCCTGGGCGTACCGCCAGGACCAGCTGCCCTCCACCCACCCGATCGCCGCCGATATCCCGGACCTGCACGCGGTCGAGGTGAACTTCGACGGAATCACCTATGCCAAGGGCGCTTCGGTGCTCAAGCAGCTTGTCGCCTATGTCGGCCAGGAGCCGTTCCTGGCGGGTCTGCGCGACTACTTCACCCAGCACGCCTACGGCAACGCCACTTTCGACGATCTGGTCGGCGCGCTGGAGAAGGCCTCCGGTCGCGATCTGTCCGACTGGGGTGCGCAGTGGCTCAAGACCACCGGCCTGAACATCCTGCGCCCGGAGTTCGAGGTGGACGCGGACGGTAAGTACAGCTCCTTCACCGTCATTCAGGACGGTGCGGCGCCGGGTGCGGGCGAGCGGCGCACGCATCGCCTGGCCATCGGCGTCTACGACGATCAGGACGGAAAGCTGGTGCGCACCAAGCGCATCGAGCTCGACGTGAACCCGGTCGAGCGCACCGAGGTGCCGGAGCTGGTCGGCGTCGCGCAGGGCAAGCTGGTGCTGGTCAACGATGACGATCTCACCTACTGCTCGGTGCGCCTGGATGCCGGATCCCTCGATACCGTCCTCGACCGCATCGCCGATATCGCCGAACCGCTCCCCCGCACGCTGGCCTGGTCGGCGGCCTGGGAAATGACCCGGCAGGCCGAGATGCGGGCCCGCGATTTCGTGGCGCTGGTGCAGCGCGGCGTGGGCGCGGAGACCGAAATCGGTGTGGTGCAGCGCCTTCTCATGCAGGCGCACACCGCACTGTCCTCCTACGCCGACCCGAACTGGGCCACCGAAACCGGCTGGCCCGAATTCGCCGACCGCCTGCTGCAGCTGGCCCGGGCCGCCGCACCGGGCTCCGATGAGCAGCTGGCCTTCGCCAACGCGCTCACCGGCGCACACCTGTCGGTCCGCCACGTCGAGGCGCTGCGACAGGTCCTCGAGGGCGATACCGCCGCCGCCGGGCTCCCGGGCCTGGAGGTCGACACCGATCTGCGCTGGCGGCTCATCCAATCCCTCGCCGCCAACGGCGCGCTCGATGCCGACGGCATCGAAACCCCCGTCATCGACGCCGAATTGGACCGCGACCCGACCGCCGCCGGCCGCCGCCAGGCCGCCGCGGCAGCCACCGCGCGCCCGCAGATCCCGGTCAAGGCCAAGGCCTGGGCAACGGTCATGGAAGACGATTCCGTGCCCAATATCACCGCCCGCGCCATCGTCGCCGGCTTCGCCCCGGTGGGCCAGTCCCACCTGCTCACGCCGTACGTCGAACGCTACTTCGCCGAAATCGCCTCCGTCTGGGAGCGCCGCTCCAGCGAAGTCGCCCAAACCGTCGTAGTGGGCCTCTACCCCCACTGGTCCATCACCGAAGAGGCAGTAGCCGTAGCCGACAAGTTCCTCGCCGACGACCACCCCCCGGCCCTGCGCCGCCTCGTGGTCGAAGGCAAGGCCGGCATCGAACGCTCCCTCCGCGCCCGCACCTTCGACAAGCAGTAA